From one Butyricimonas faecihominis genomic stretch:
- a CDS encoding type IA DNA topoisomerase gives MIALIAEKPSVAKDIARIIGATQRNDGYLSGNGYMVTWAFGHLIQLAMPEAYGVANFRRESLPILPPDFQLIPRQVKAEKGYKADPGVLKQLKVIKEVFDQCDRIIVATDAGREGELIFRYIFHYLNCRKPFVRLWISSLTDKAIREGLDNLQPGECYDNLYLSAKSRSEADWLIGINATQALSVAAGQGVFSLGRVQTPTLVMICSRYLENRNFVPAKFWQLKAHTASGGISFTAQSTAKWEQQPEAIAALQRVKDAGQLFVKSVERKEASQEPPLLYDLTTLQKEANTKLNFSADKTLSVAQSLYEKKVMSYPRTGSRYISEDVFDEMPERVALLGQYSRFAGYAAGLDGTPLNRRSVNDGKVTDHHALIVTENLPGELTKDEWAVYELVAGRMLEAFSGKCVKDVTTAILSAGDTDFTVKESVMKEAGWRAVFGEQETGGDEEAASLPPLQEGESLPISNVELLEKQTKPKPLHTESSLLAAMENAGKELEDAELKASLKDAGIGTPATRAAIIETLFARQYIVREKKNLVPTDKGLAVYGIVKDKKIADVEMTGMWETALSKIEAGSMDADTFRKGIEVYATQITAELLSVQLSVATGETCPCPKCNNGRILFYPKVAKCSNVDCTLTIFRNKCDKQLTDKQIVELVTKRKTGLIKGFKGKNGKAFDASLVLDEQFNVGFSFPEKKAKPKK, from the coding sequence ATGATTGCATTGATAGCAGAGAAGCCCAGCGTGGCAAAAGACATCGCCCGCATCATCGGTGCGACCCAGCGTAATGACGGTTATCTTTCCGGCAACGGGTATATGGTGACATGGGCGTTCGGCCACTTAATCCAGCTTGCCATGCCGGAAGCCTATGGCGTGGCGAACTTCCGCAGGGAGAGCCTGCCCATACTGCCGCCCGATTTCCAGCTAATCCCCCGTCAGGTGAAAGCGGAGAAAGGTTATAAGGCAGACCCCGGCGTGCTGAAACAGTTGAAAGTGATAAAGGAAGTGTTCGACCAGTGCGACCGGATTATTGTCGCCACCGATGCCGGGCGTGAGGGTGAGCTAATCTTCCGCTATATCTTCCATTACCTGAACTGCCGTAAGCCTTTCGTGCGCCTGTGGATAAGCAGCCTTACCGACAAGGCAATCCGTGAGGGGCTGGATAACTTGCAGCCGGGCGAATGTTACGATAACCTCTACCTCTCTGCCAAGTCCCGCAGCGAAGCGGACTGGCTGATAGGGATAAACGCCACCCAAGCGTTGAGCGTAGCCGCCGGACAGGGGGTGTTCTCGCTGGGGAGGGTGCAGACACCCACGCTCGTGATGATATGCAGCCGCTATTTGGAGAACAGGAATTTCGTACCCGCCAAGTTTTGGCAACTCAAAGCCCATACCGCCAGCGGGGGAATAAGTTTCACCGCCCAATCGACCGCCAAGTGGGAGCAGCAGCCCGAAGCCATAGCCGCCCTGCAACGGGTAAAGGATGCCGGACAACTCTTTGTTAAATCCGTTGAGAGGAAAGAAGCCAGCCAAGAACCGCCGCTTTTGTACGACCTTACCACGCTGCAAAAGGAAGCCAATACAAAGCTGAATTTCTCGGCTGACAAGACGCTTTCCGTAGCGCAAAGCCTGTATGAAAAGAAAGTGATGTCCTACCCGAGAACCGGAAGCCGCTATATATCGGAGGACGTTTTCGATGAAATGCCGGAGCGTGTCGCCCTGCTGGGGCAATACTCTCGCTTTGCCGGGTATGCCGCTGGGCTGGACGGCACACCCCTGAACCGCCGTAGCGTGAATGACGGCAAAGTGACCGACCATCACGCCTTAATCGTTACCGAGAACCTGCCCGGCGAACTCACCAAAGACGAGTGGGCGGTTTACGAGCTGGTAGCCGGGCGTATGCTGGAAGCCTTTTCGGGCAAGTGCGTGAAAGACGTTACCACCGCCATATTGTCGGCTGGAGATACCGACTTCACGGTGAAAGAGTCTGTGATGAAAGAAGCCGGGTGGCGTGCCGTGTTCGGCGAGCAGGAAACGGGCGGGGACGAAGAAGCCGCCAGCCTGCCGCCGCTTCAAGAGGGCGAAAGCCTGCCGATTTCCAACGTGGAACTGTTGGAGAAGCAGACCAAGCCGAAACCGCTGCACACGGAAAGCAGCCTGCTTGCCGCAATGGAGAACGCCGGAAAGGAACTGGAAGATGCCGAACTGAAAGCCAGCCTGAAAGATGCCGGGATAGGCACGCCCGCCACCCGTGCGGCGATTATCGAAACGCTGTTCGCCCGCCAGTACATCGTGCGTGAGAAGAAGAACCTTGTACCTACCGACAAGGGGCTTGCCGTTTATGGGATTGTCAAGGACAAGAAGATTGCTGATGTCGAAATGACGGGTATGTGGGAAACCGCCCTTTCCAAGATAGAAGCGGGCAGCATGGATGCCGACACGTTCCGAAAGGGCATCGAGGTGTACGCAACGCAAATCACCGCAGAACTGCTATCGGTGCAGCTATCTGTCGCTACTGGTGAAACCTGTCCCTGCCCCAAATGCAATAACGGGCGCATCCTGTTCTACCCGAAAGTGGCGAAGTGTTCCAACGTGGACTGCACGCTTACCATATTCCGCAACAAGTGCGACAAGCAACTGACCGACAAGCAGATTGTCGAACTGGTGACGAAACGCAAGACCGGGCTAATCAAGGGCTTCAAGGGCAAGAACGGCAAGGCTTTCGATGCTTCGCTGGTACTGGACGAACAGTTCAATGTCGGTTTTTCATTCCCCGAAAAGAAAGCGAAACCGAAGAAATAG
- a CDS encoding dihydrofolate reductase family protein — protein sequence MKQIKAHIAVSLDGHTATLDKELDWLPDEVKTIVGKYYLDADCLLMGANTYNYIFEHWGGWPHKSKRSFVVSHYDTNVTPDCGVEFLTEEPLQRVYELKQKTDILVVGGGKLLTSLIKAGLLDSLTIYTVPVMAGKGIGFIGETFGSHWKLSESRVLDNGVVCSTYLFGGSV from the coding sequence ATGAAACAAATTAAAGCGCATATCGCCGTATCTCTTGACGGACATACAGCCACCTTAGATAAGGAACTGGATTGGTTACCCGATGAAGTAAAAACTATCGTTGGCAAATACTATTTGGATGCAGATTGCCTGCTTATGGGGGCGAACACCTACAACTACATCTTTGAACACTGGGGCGGGTGGCCGCACAAAAGCAAACGGTCTTTTGTGGTGTCACACTACGACACTAACGTAACGCCGGACTGCGGCGTGGAGTTCCTGACCGAAGAACCGCTGCAAAGGGTCTATGAACTGAAACAGAAAACCGACATACTGGTGGTGGGCGGCGGCAAGCTGCTTACTTCATTGATTAAAGCCGGACTGCTGGACAGCCTGACAATATACACCGTCCCGGTCATGGCGGGCAAAGGCATCGGCTTTATCGGGGAAACATTCGGCTCACATTGGAAACTCTCGGAAAGCAGGGTGCTGGATAACGGGGTGGTCTGTTCGACCTACCTGTTTGGCGGAAGCGTATAA
- a CDS encoding helix-turn-helix domain-containing protein, producing MYIDKENFVAWMERIMDRLDMQDKKIDRLLSGHNYLNGEKLLDNQDLCFMLKVSTKTLQRYRKKGILPYLTLDGKYFYRASDIHKLIRERMD from the coding sequence ATGTATATAGATAAAGAAAATTTTGTGGCTTGGATGGAGCGTATCATGGATAGGCTCGATATGCAGGACAAAAAGATAGACCGTCTGTTAAGCGGTCACAATTACCTGAACGGTGAAAAACTCCTTGACAATCAGGATTTGTGCTTTATGCTGAAAGTGAGTACCAAAACCTTGCAACGTTACCGGAAGAAAGGAATACTGCCTTACTTGACGTTAGACGGAAAATATTTCTACCGTGCAAGTGACATACACAAGTTAATCCGTGAACGCATGGATTGA
- a CDS encoding AAA family ATPase, with the protein MLKKDEILSRTNNGLSVFKHYLPGNWRIGRNFLNPLYEDSKASCNIYFDRHSGMYKMKDFGNDNYSGDCFFFVGQLKGLDCNRAADFVEILEIIDRDLGLGLASGTPVSIPPATVCRAVPDKPEETPEKPVKPYQFREQKFTPSELEYWQQYGIMSELLERYKVCSLREYSSETAEGKPYTYTSSVAEPMYGYKGKQHIKLYRPFSTPRFLYGGSFGENYCFGLEQLPAKGDTLFITGGEKDVLSLAAHGFHAICFNSETVTIPPTLVYRLTFRFKHIILLFDMDKTGKESSRKQEKLLEEFGVKRLLLPLPGTKEEKDISDYFKAGNTREDFLKLFIEFLDNLYSDTLIMLKSCEIDFNNPPAKAQEIISAGDVPLGTQGNLFGITGGEGTGKSNYVAAIVAGCICPVGAEVDTLGIQITANSRHKAVLLYDTEQSEVQLFKNVSNLLARAKQPDKPDELKAFCLTGMSRKERLNAIVQSMDKFYYQYGGIQLVVIDGIADLVKSANDEAESVAVIDELYRLAGIYNTCILCVLHFVPNGLKLRGHLGSELQRKAATILSIEKDEEPTQSVVKALKVRDGSPLDVPLMLFAWDKKAGMHVYKGEKPREEKEKRKERELVGVARDIFGRQAHITYIDLCEQLQQVLDVKERTAKSYIRFMREREIIIKDPVNQSYFMIGLI; encoded by the coding sequence ATGCTAAAGAAAGACGAAATTCTAAGCAGGACAAATAACGGATTGTCTGTTTTCAAACACTATCTGCCCGGCAACTGGCGCATTGGTCGGAACTTCCTTAACCCATTGTACGAGGACAGCAAGGCTTCCTGTAATATCTACTTCGACCGCCATAGCGGTATGTACAAGATGAAAGACTTCGGTAACGACAATTATAGCGGTGATTGTTTCTTCTTCGTGGGGCAGTTAAAGGGGCTGGACTGCAATAGGGCGGCTGACTTCGTGGAGATACTGGAAATCATCGACCGGGATTTGGGCTTGGGGCTGGCTTCCGGCACTCCGGTTTCCATTCCCCCGGCAACCGTCTGCCGGGCAGTGCCGGACAAACCCGAAGAAACACCCGAAAAGCCCGTCAAGCCCTACCAGTTCCGGGAACAGAAGTTCACCCCCTCCGAGTTGGAATACTGGCAGCAATATGGCATCATGTCCGAACTGCTGGAACGTTACAAGGTATGTTCGCTCCGGGAATACAGCAGCGAAACGGCAGAGGGCAAACCATACACCTACACTTCATCGGTGGCAGAACCCATGTATGGCTACAAGGGCAAACAGCACATCAAGCTGTACCGCCCGTTCTCCACGCCCCGCTTCCTCTACGGCGGCAGCTTCGGCGAAAACTACTGTTTCGGACTGGAGCAACTGCCCGCCAAAGGCGATACGCTCTTTATCACGGGCGGCGAAAAAGACGTGCTTTCGCTGGCGGCACACGGTTTTCACGCTATCTGCTTCAACAGCGAAACGGTGACTATCCCGCCCACGCTGGTTTATCGGCTGACGTTCCGATTCAAACACATCATCCTGCTTTTCGATATGGATAAAACTGGCAAGGAAAGTTCACGCAAGCAGGAAAAGCTATTGGAAGAATTTGGCGTGAAACGTCTGTTGCTACCACTTCCGGGAACGAAAGAGGAAAAGGACATATCCGACTACTTCAAAGCCGGGAACACCCGTGAAGATTTTCTGAAATTGTTTATCGAATTTTTAGACAACCTGTATAGCGACACATTGATTATGCTAAAATCGTGCGAAATAGATTTCAACAATCCGCCCGCCAAAGCGCAAGAGATTATTTCGGCGGGTGACGTTCCGTTAGGGACACAAGGCAACCTGTTCGGCATCACCGGGGGCGAGGGAACGGGAAAGAGCAATTATGTAGCCGCAATCGTGGCAGGCTGCATCTGTCCGGTTGGTGCGGAAGTAGATACACTGGGCATACAGATAACCGCCAACAGCAGGCACAAGGCGGTATTGCTTTATGATACCGAACAGTCGGAAGTGCAACTGTTCAAGAATGTAAGTAACCTGCTGGCACGTGCCAAACAGCCGGACAAACCCGATGAACTGAAAGCATTTTGTCTTACAGGTATGTCACGCAAGGAACGCTTGAACGCCATTGTGCAGAGCATGGATAAGTTCTATTACCAGTACGGCGGCATCCAGTTGGTAGTCATTGACGGCATCGCAGACCTTGTAAAGAGTGCCAACGATGAAGCGGAAAGCGTGGCGGTGATAGATGAACTTTACCGGTTGGCGGGCATCTACAACACCTGTATTCTTTGTGTGCTGCACTTCGTACCGAACGGTTTAAAGTTGCGGGGACATTTGGGTAGTGAGCTACAGCGCAAGGCGGCTACTATTCTTTCGATAGAGAAAGACGAAGAACCTACCCAATCGGTCGTAAAAGCACTGAAAGTGCGTGACGGTAGCCCGCTGGACGTTCCACTGATGCTCTTTGCATGGGACAAAAAAGCCGGGATGCACGTTTACAAGGGTGAGAAGCCACGAGAGGAAAAGGAGAAGCGCAAGGAAAGGGAACTGGTAGGTGTTGCCCGTGATATTTTCGGACGACAGGCACATATCACTTATATAGACCTTTGCGAACAGTTACAGCAGGTCTTGGATGTCAAGGAACGCACCGCAAAGAGTTATATTCGCTTTATGCGTGAACGGGAGATAATCATTAAAGACCCGGTGAACCAAAGCTATTTTATGATAGGTCTTATTTAA
- a CDS encoding helix-turn-helix domain-containing protein, whose translation MEIITFESKAYKELDNKITTIANFIFNRLDENKTNEDEIWVDSYEVCTFLQISDRTLQRLRANGTIAYSNIGGRCYYKIGELKRLLEERLIKSNDECMRNLVANHEAYAKERRNSKQDK comes from the coding sequence ATGGAGATAATAACATTTGAGTCAAAAGCCTATAAGGAACTTGACAACAAGATTACCACCATAGCAAACTTTATCTTTAACCGTTTGGACGAAAACAAAACGAATGAAGATGAAATTTGGGTGGATAGTTACGAGGTCTGCACATTTCTTCAAATCAGTGACCGTACATTACAACGCTTACGGGCAAATGGCACTATTGCCTATTCCAACATTGGGGGACGTTGTTACTATAAAATAGGCGAATTAAAACGCCTGTTGGAAGAACGGCTGATAAAAAGTAATGATGAATGTATGCGTAATTTGGTTGCAAATCATGAGGCTTATGCTAAAGAAAGACGAAATTCTAAGCAGGACAAATAA
- a CDS encoding RteC domain-containing protein, protein MRTIAEEMLSRINAEIKLLNYDNDITADDALHMVKFITPLYSQLRKLVSDYVFPTNEDEILFFKEIKPNILDKYLYFSKVYSIEMKCPIGNNEIFKEYLNQELEELTRFFRDNLDFYQYYRSKSTYMDSLYFVRKKTDIQLLLDSFQYDRDPLFSTEYDYKIAKILCNEMLRIYLNQRLLKLGNTNQLEHKLQQLDKYIFRFTGKKSYLIELGYSLVSSGDINNGNVEIKEMMNFLSTIFHIDLGDYYASYIAMKERKDRTAYLHHLIDNLVKRMNKDDIK, encoded by the coding sequence ATGAGAACAATAGCGGAAGAAATGTTGTCCCGGATAAATGCTGAAATAAAATTGCTCAATTATGACAATGATATTACAGCAGATGATGCTTTGCACATGGTAAAGTTCATTACTCCGCTATACAGCCAATTAAGAAAGCTTGTATCAGACTATGTATTTCCAACAAATGAAGACGAAATTCTATTTTTCAAGGAAATCAAGCCTAATATCCTCGACAAATATCTGTATTTCAGTAAGGTTTACAGTATCGAAATGAAATGTCCCATTGGTAACAATGAGATTTTCAAAGAATATTTGAACCAAGAATTAGAGGAATTAACCCGTTTCTTCCGTGACAATTTGGATTTTTACCAATACTATCGGTCAAAATCCACTTATATGGATAGTTTGTATTTCGTTCGCAAGAAAACGGATATTCAGTTATTGCTTGACAGTTTCCAATATGACCGTGACCCGTTGTTTTCAACGGAATACGATTATAAGATAGCGAAGATATTATGTAACGAAATGTTGCGTATATACTTAAATCAACGGTTGTTAAAACTTGGAAATACTAATCAGTTAGAACACAAGCTGCAACAACTGGATAAGTATATTTTCCGTTTCACAGGCAAAAAGTCATATCTTATCGAACTGGGATATTCTCTTGTATCTTCGGGCGACATAAACAATGGCAACGTGGAAATAAAAGAAATGATGAATTTCCTTAGCACGATATTCCACATTGATTTAGGGGATTATTACGCTTCATACATAGCCATGAAAGAGAGAAAAGACCGGACGGCGTATCTTCATCATCTGATAGATAATCTTGTTAAGCGGATGAACAAAGATGACATAAAATAA
- a CDS encoding CatB-related O-acetyltransferase: MMNKIYPRKGDTQTVYLNAVVKDPSIEIGDYTIYNDFVSDPCLFEQNNVLYHYPINHERLIIGKFCSIACGAKFLFNCANHTLKSLSTYTFPLFYEDWELDKANVASAWDNKGDIVIGNDVWIGYEAVIMAGVHIGDGAIVGTRAVVTKDVPPYTIVGGIPSKEIRKRFSLDIIEQMQTLKWWDWSVDKIQEFLPYLMNGDLEKIVAMKNR, from the coding sequence ATGATGAACAAGATATATCCCCGTAAAGGTGACACGCAAACCGTTTATTTGAATGCTGTCGTAAAAGACCCGTCTATCGAAATAGGCGACTATACCATTTACAATGATTTTGTTTCAGACCCGTGTCTGTTTGAGCAAAACAACGTATTGTATCATTATCCCATTAACCATGAACGGCTGATAATTGGAAAGTTCTGTTCTATTGCTTGCGGTGCAAAATTTCTGTTCAACTGCGCCAATCATACCCTGAAATCACTATCGACTTACACGTTCCCACTGTTTTATGAAGATTGGGAATTGGATAAGGCAAATGTGGCTTCCGCTTGGGACAACAAAGGCGACATCGTAATAGGCAATGACGTATGGATAGGCTATGAAGCCGTTATTATGGCTGGTGTCCATATCGGTGACGGTGCTATTGTTGGTACAAGGGCGGTTGTGACGAAAGATGTTCCGCCCTATACCATTGTAGGTGGTATCCCTAGCAAAGAGATACGAAAGCGATTCAGTCTTGATATAATAGAACAGATGCAGACTTTGAAATGGTGGGACTGGTCGGTAGATAAGATACAGGAGTTTTTGCCTTATCTGATGAATGGCGATTTAGAAAAAATAGTGGCTATGAAAAATAGGTAG
- a CDS encoding MATE family efflux transporter has protein sequence MNYTYKKIWLIAFPVMMSILIEQLINITDALFLGHVGDVELGASALAGIWFLAIYMLGFGFSLGLQVVIARRNGEQRYAETGKTFFQGLFFLQILAVLLCLLSKIFSPVLLKHLITSDDVYNAVIRYLDWRIWGLLFSFPFLALRSFLVGITQTKALNMAAFTAVLVNIPLNWLLIFGFDMGISGAAIASSFAEMCSLAVLAAYMFRHIDKKAYGLYWRIDITVLKEVFSISVWSMLQFFTSVAIWFLFFVAIERLGETELAVSNIVRSVSALFSVIVNALAGVTGSLVSNLIGAGEKKQVFPLCHKIIRLGYATSIPLIAFVLFFHQHIIGAYTENPAIIQLAWPPFIVMLLNYFFALPGYVYLNAATGTGATRTVFIFQVTTTIAYLFCLWGLDFCDVPLAAYWAVEYLYVILLGTQSVIYLKYKQY, from the coding sequence ATGAATTATACCTATAAGAAAATCTGGCTCATCGCTTTTCCTGTAATGATGAGCATCCTTATCGAACAACTGATAAATATTACTGATGCTTTGTTTTTAGGGCATGTGGGTGATGTGGAACTGGGCGCATCTGCCCTTGCCGGAATATGGTTCTTGGCAATTTATATGCTCGGCTTCGGGTTCAGTTTGGGGTTGCAAGTGGTAATTGCCCGCCGTAACGGAGAACAGCGGTATGCAGAAACGGGAAAAACGTTCTTTCAGGGATTGTTTTTCTTGCAAATACTGGCGGTACTCCTCTGTCTGCTATCCAAGATATTTTCTCCCGTTCTGTTGAAACATTTGATAACTTCGGATGATGTCTATAATGCGGTTATCCGCTATTTGGATTGGCGTATTTGGGGATTGTTGTTCTCTTTCCCGTTCCTTGCCTTACGCTCGTTTTTGGTAGGCATTACACAGACAAAAGCTCTGAACATGGCAGCTTTCACTGCCGTACTGGTGAACATTCCGCTGAACTGGCTCCTGATATTCGGCTTCGACATGGGTATATCGGGGGCGGCTATCGCATCTTCATTTGCCGAAATGTGTTCGCTGGCTGTATTGGCTGCATATATGTTTCGGCACATTGATAAAAAAGCGTATGGCTTATACTGGCGTATTGATATAACGGTATTGAAAGAGGTATTTTCTATCTCGGTATGGAGTATGCTCCAGTTTTTTACAAGTGTAGCCATTTGGTTTCTGTTCTTCGTGGCGATCGAACGTTTGGGAGAAACGGAATTGGCTGTATCGAACATTGTAAGAAGTGTTTCCGCCCTGTTTTCCGTTATCGTCAATGCGTTGGCTGGTGTCACCGGTTCTTTGGTGAGTAACCTGATTGGAGCAGGTGAAAAGAAACAAGTTTTTCCGCTTTGCCATAAGATTATCCGTTTAGGATATGCGACAAGCATTCCACTGATTGCTTTTGTGTTGTTCTTTCACCAGCACATTATAGGGGCTTATACGGAAAATCCCGCTATCATACAGCTTGCATGGCCGCCTTTTATTGTCATGCTATTGAATTACTTCTTTGCATTACCCGGTTACGTCTATCTGAATGCTGCAACAGGAACGGGAGCAACACGGACGGTATTCATTTTTCAGGTGACAACTACTATTGCTTATCTGTTCTGCTTATGGGGATTAGATTTTTGTGATGTCCCGTTAGCGGCATATTGGGCAGTGGAATACTTATATGTGATACTGCTTGGTACACAATCCGTCATTTATCTTAAATATAAACAATACTAA
- a CDS encoding CatA-like O-acetyltransferase, family 2 produces MKEVNPQETGRAYAFEMWMNAPMPMVTFFKTLDVSRLAKISRKSGMKFNMLMCWCIGKAARSVKEFYMLPVGGKLMQYDTIAVNTIVANRKGEVSSCDIPFCDDLSVFNQHYLRLTKQVAESCVNHDLTESMVIGTSALAQYEIDGAVGMYSGIFNNPFLIWGKYKRRLLKTTLTVSFQFHHTQMDGAHASRFLDRVQKEINKLRI; encoded by the coding sequence ATGAAAGAAGTAAATCCCCAAGAAACCGGCCGGGCATACGCCTTTGAAATGTGGATGAACGCACCTATGCCGATGGTGACGTTCTTTAAGACACTCGACGTGTCACGCCTTGCGAAAATCAGCCGGAAATCGGGCATGAAGTTTAATATGTTGATGTGCTGGTGCATCGGCAAAGCCGCAAGGAGCGTGAAAGAATTTTATATGCTGCCCGTTGGCGGTAAACTGATGCAGTACGACACCATTGCAGTAAACACCATTGTCGCCAACCGGAAGGGCGAGGTAAGTTCGTGTGATATTCCTTTTTGCGATGATTTATCTGTGTTTAATCAACACTATCTGCGACTTACCAAACAAGTGGCTGAAAGTTGCGTCAATCACGACTTGACGGAAAGCATGGTTATCGGAACTTCCGCATTGGCACAATATGAAATAGACGGTGCTGTCGGGATGTATAGCGGCATTTTTAATAATCCGTTTCTTATTTGGGGCAAATACAAGCGCCGCCTGCTGAAAACGACACTTACCGTTTCTTTCCAGTTCCACCACACGCAAATGGACGGGGCGCACGCTTCCCGCTTTTTAGACAGGGTTCAGAAAGAAATTAATAAATTGAGAATATAA
- a CDS encoding helix-turn-helix transcriptional regulator — protein MIQEEFKFYKPCKLLQPYIRYYWVFKSNRPLDAFTYPIGCSQIIFHKQAPLYIPELNVTQDKLTVSGQVNFSSHLYADGNTEMIVVVFHPHAMSMFLNMPTSLFYNQEVSGYSLENKSLNELATRIFDCENNSICISYIEKWLVSQIADNLADTTYRIKRIDAAIQRMYITPQISVNELSSIACLSKKQFERLFHSFVGINPKEYTRIVRFQKALAQMQHQAGKEFNQAQIAYASGYADQSHFIREFKKFCGYTPVSLLKVSNPYSDLFTNPV, from the coding sequence ATGATTCAAGAGGAATTCAAATTTTACAAGCCATGTAAGTTGCTGCAACCTTATATAAGATATTATTGGGTATTCAAGAGCAATCGACCGCTGGATGCCTTTACTTATCCTATCGGTTGCTCTCAAATTATTTTCCATAAACAAGCACCGTTATATATCCCTGAACTGAACGTTACACAAGACAAATTGACTGTGAGCGGACAAGTTAATTTCTCGTCACACCTATATGCAGACGGAAATACAGAAATGATAGTGGTTGTATTCCACCCTCACGCTATGAGTATGTTTCTGAACATGCCGACATCGCTCTTTTACAATCAGGAAGTTTCCGGTTACAGCCTTGAAAACAAAAGTTTGAATGAACTGGCTACACGAATATTCGACTGTGAGAATAATTCTATTTGCATAAGCTATATAGAAAAATGGCTGGTGTCACAAATTGCCGATAATTTGGCGGATACCACATACAGAATTAAAAGAATAGATGCCGCCATACAGCGAATGTATATCACTCCGCAAATCTCTGTAAACGAATTATCTTCCATTGCCTGCCTGAGCAAAAAGCAGTTCGAGCGGTTGTTTCATTCATTTGTCGGAATCAATCCCAAGGAATATACCCGTATTGTCCGCTTCCAAAAGGCTTTGGCGCAGATGCAGCATCAAGCGGGTAAAGAATTCAACCAGGCACAAATAGCATACGCCAGCGGTTATGCCGACCAGTCACACTTTATCCGGGAGTTCAAGAAATTCTGCGGATATACGCCCGTGTCTTTGCTGAAAGTATCAAATCCATATTCCGATTTGTTCACCAATCCCGTGTAA
- a CDS encoding RteC domain-containing protein, with translation MKDEVDKMLAQIEVDISEIDLYGYDIIETSLSMVHKLQTVLDDLRTKIQTYIFPTKEDEILFFKTQKPEILGRLLFFYKIYKIETQFPNGSDEVIRNYINRELDNLTYFFNRNLDFYQYYRSRSTVYDEYYFVRGKADLRLCTDSAQFDKDPNFSTGYDYKVAKIIANEMLRIYLNKRLVKLVTNNQIEDNLQRCFKYPFRFTGKKSYLIELGYSLVSSGDINNGNVEIKEMMNFLSTIFHIDLGDYYASYIAMKERKDRTAYLHHLIDNLVKRMNEDDMRY, from the coding sequence ATGAAAGATGAAGTAGATAAGATGTTAGCGCAAATAGAAGTTGATATTTCAGAAATCGACCTCTACGGCTATGATATTATCGAAACTTCTCTTTCAATGGTACATAAACTGCAAACAGTTCTTGATGATTTGAGAACAAAAATACAAACCTATATATTTCCAACCAAAGAGGACGAAATTTTATTTTTCAAGACACAGAAACCGGAAATACTAGGTCGGTTACTATTCTTCTATAAGATATACAAGATTGAAACACAATTCCCTAACGGTAGCGATGAAGTCATTAGAAATTATATCAATCGGGAACTGGATAATCTGACCTATTTCTTCAATCGCAATTTGGACTTTTACCAATATTATCGTTCACGTTCAACAGTGTACGATGAATATTATTTTGTTCGGGGCAAAGCGGATTTGCGTTTATGCACCGATAGCGCACAATTCGATAAAGACCCTAATTTCTCAACCGGATATGACTATAAAGTGGCAAAGATTATCGCCAATGAAATGCTGCGCATTTATCTGAATAAGCGATTGGTGAAATTGGTAACGAATAATCAGATAGAAGATAATCTACAAAGATGCTTCAAATACCCGTTCCGCTTCACAGGCAAAAAGTCATATCTTATCGAACTGGGATATTCTCTTGTATCTTCGGGCGACATAAACAATGGCAACGTGGAGATAAAAGAAATGATGAATTTCCTTAGCACGATATTTCACATTGATTTAGGGGATTATTACGCTTCATACATAGCCATGAAAGAGAGAAAAGACCGGACGGCATATCTTCATCATCTGATAGATAATCTTGTTAAGCGGATGAATGAGGATGATATGAGGTATTAG